The Bradyrhizobium sp. CCGB01 genome segment ACCGACGTCGACAGCCCCTATGCCGCGGGCCTGACCTATGACCGCGAGATTTCCGCGGCGCAGGACCAGGCCGCGCGCAAATGGCAGGTCAACGCGCACATCGAGCGCCGCGCCGATGGGGCCGCGACGCTCCAGGTCGATGCCCGCGACGCGAAGGGCCAGCCGATGAGCGGCCTGAAATTCGGCGGACGCCTGGAACGGCCGACCGACAAGCGCGCCGATCTCCAGGTCGAGCTCTCCGAGGCCGGCATCGGCATCTATCGCGGCAATGCCGCTGCCGTTGCGCCGGGCCAGTGGGATCTCGTGATCGAGGGCGAGGCGCGGGGACAGCGCGTGTTCATGTCGCGCAATCGCGTGATCCTGAACTGAAGGATTTTGTCATGCAGGTCACGCGGGATTTTTCGCATTACGTCCGGGCCGCGGGCGCGGGTGTGCAGCATATCGATCTCGCCGTCGAGGGCGTTCACTGCGCCGGCTGCATGGCCAAGATCGAGCGCGGCCTGTCGGCCATCCCCGACGTCACGCTGGCGCGCGTGAACCTCACCGATCGCCGTGTCGCGCTGGAATGGAAGCAGGGCACGCTCGATCCCGCCCGGTTTATCGACCGGCTCGAAGAGCTCGGCTACAAGGCTTACCCTTACGAGACCGAGAGCGCTGAAGCGACGGAAGTTGCCGAATCCCGCTTCCTGCTTCGCTGCCTCGGCGTCGCCGCGTTCGCCACCATGAACGTGATGATGCTGTCGATCCCGGTGTGGTCGGGCAACGTCTCGGACATGCTGCCTGAGCAGCGCGACTTCTTCCACTGGCTGTCGGCGCTGATCGCGCTGCCGGCAGCGGCCTATGCCGGCCAGCCGTTCTTCCGCTCGGCCTGGCGTGCGCTGTCGAACAAGACCACCAATATGGACGTGCCGATCTCGATCGGCGTGTGTCTCGCGCTCGGCATGTCCGTGGTCGAGACCCTCCATCACGCCGAGCACGCTTATTTCGACGCGGCGATCATGCTGCTGACCTTCCTGCTGGTCGGCCGTTTCCTCGACCAGAACATGCGGCGGCGGACCCGCGCGGTGGCCGGCAATCTCGCCGCGCTGAAGGCGGAGACGGCGGCCAAATTCGTCGGGCATGACGAGATCTCGCAGGTGCCGGTCGCGGCGATCCATCCCGGCGATATCGTGCTGCTGCGGCCCGGCGAGCGCTGCGCCGTCGATGGCACCGTGATCGAGGGGCGGTCCGAGATCGACCAGAGCCTGATCACAGGCGAGACGCTCTATGTCACCGCAGAGCAGGGCACGCCAGTCTATGCCGGCTCGATGAACATCTCAGGCACGCTGCGGGTGCGGGTCTCGGCGGCGTCGGAGGCGACGTTGCTGGCCGAGATCACGCGGTTGCTCGACAACGCGCTGCAGGCGCGCTCGCGCTACATGCGGCTCGCCGACCGCGCCTCGCGGCTCTACGCGCCGGTGGTGCATGCGACCGCGCTGATCACCATTTTGGGCTGGGTGCTTTTCGGTGCGAGCTGGCATGATGC includes the following:
- a CDS encoding FixH family protein; translation: MAAKPLTGTKVFLMLVAFFGLVIGVNVTMMKLAIATLPGTDVDSPYAAGLTYDREISAAQDQAARKWQVNAHIERRADGAATLQVDARDAKGQPMSGLKFGGRLERPTDKRADLQVELSEAGIGIYRGNAAAVAPGQWDLVIEGEARGQRVFMSRNRVILN
- a CDS encoding cation-translocating P-type ATPase; the protein is MQVTRDFSHYVRAAGAGVQHIDLAVEGVHCAGCMAKIERGLSAIPDVTLARVNLTDRRVALEWKQGTLDPARFIDRLEELGYKAYPYETESAEATEVAESRFLLRCLGVAAFATMNVMMLSIPVWSGNVSDMLPEQRDFFHWLSALIALPAAAYAGQPFFRSAWRALSNKTTNMDVPISIGVCLALGMSVVETLHHAEHAYFDAAIMLLTFLLVGRFLDQNMRRRTRAVAGNLAALKAETAAKFVGHDEISQVPVAAIHPGDIVLLRPGERCAVDGTVIEGRSEIDQSLITGETLYVTAEQGTPVYAGSMNISGTLRVRVSAASEATLLAEITRLLDNALQARSRYMRLADRASRLYAPVVHATALITILGWVLFGASWHDAIVTGVAVLIITCPCALGLAIPTVQTVASGAMFKAGVLLNSGDAIERLAEADRVIFDKTGTLTLPDLEVTNVADIPADVFELAGRLALSSHHPVAAAVAQAAGARSPVVGAVEEVGQGVRATVDGVEIRLGRLSFCGAEALVGGVRLDPEASIVAFSKGREKFVLSVRQGLRPDAQAVIAALKARNIGIEILSGDREPAVIAAAHALGIAEWRAGVTPADKIARIEELKRRGAKALMVGDGMNDAPSLAAAHVSMSPISAAHLSQATADLVFLGRPLAPVVAAIDSARKALHLMRQNLWLAILYNVLAVPVAISGVVTPLIAAAAMSGSSILVMLNSLRARNASREIV